The genomic stretch CCGAGCGCCTTTAATTCTTATTCGGCCGGCCGGAGCGGCAGCGATATTTTTTGCCATATTATAAAAATAATCAGCCAGAGGCTGATCCCTGCCTACCGGACAGGCAGGCGCCCCTTGGCGGAAAATAATAAATAGATAAATTTCATTTTTGATTATTCTTTAACAGCAGTTATTATACAGCAAAAACTAAAACAGGGCAAGAGTAAAAAGGGGAAAAATATAAAAACGGCCATTTTCCTTAAAAAACAGGCCGTTTTTCTTATTTTACATTCAATTTTTAACCTTAAATCTTAATTTTTAAACCTTAATTCTCTATAACAGTCCCTTTAAATTTTTCACCATCTAAATATTTTCTCAAGTTATCCAATTTCTTCCCATTCATAATTATCACTTCCAACCCCAAATGTTCGGCCAGCCGCGAAGCCACCGGATCAAACGGCGCGTTTAAACCGGGATTCCATTTATTGCCAACTAATTTTCTAAAATTCCGCCAACCCAACTTTTTAATTGGTTTTGCGTTTTTATATTTTTTCGGATCAGCCGTATAAACGTAATCAATATTTGACAAATTAATAATGGTTTTAATTTTGTGCTCCCGGGCCATAACCACCGCCACATAATCCGTTGACCAGCCCGGCTTCCAGCCGCTGCCGATAATTATTTTCTTTGAGGTGGATAATTTTGCTATCGGGTCAATAATTATTTCCGGACAAGCTATTGGCCCCAAAATAATTTTTAACAAACGGGCGTTAAGTCGGCCGGAATAAATTCCTTGCCAGTCTAAATCTATCTGACTAACTTTAGTAATTTTCCGGGCGGCTTCATTATATTTTCGGCAGGTAGCTCCTCCGCCCACGATAATAAAAAATTTTTTACCCTTTTTTGTCTCTGAAATAATCAGTTTGCGGAAATTTTTTAAAAATTTCCAATCAATCCCGTCCGTCGGGACAATTAAAGATCCGCCCAACGAGATAATATAAGTATCTTTTCTGGACATAATTATGATATGCTAATTGATAAAATTTATAGCAAATTTCCTCTCTAAAAAATTTCTAATTCACCCAAGGTCTAATTTCTAATAAAATTCCTAATTCTAAAATGTCTAATGCCTAAATTTTTTGGCATTTGGCATTGGATATTTTATTAGAAATTAGGTGAATTATCACCACCTTAGCGGGATCCCGCCCTCCACGCCCCGCCAAAGGCGAGGCTCCGCTAAAAGCGGGGCTGTGGGCAAACAACTTTTTATAAGTGGCGGGAGAAATTAAAAATTTTTCTACTCCTCCATCTCCCGCGCTTTTACTTCGGACATTATCTTTCTCCTAATCTCTTTCATTAATTTTTTATCCGCCCTTAAAAATTTCTTGGCATTTTCCCGGCCCACCCCCATTTTAATCTCGCCAAAAGCGTAAGAATTGCCGGATTTATTTACAACTCCATAAACCACGCCGCTATCCAACAAATCGCCGGCGATGGAAATGCCTTCATTATACATAATATCAAACTCACAGGTGCGAAAAGGGGCCGCCACCTTATTTTTTACCACCTTGGCCTTTACGCGGTTGCCGATAATCTTATCCCCCTGCTTAATCTGGGCCGCCCTCCTCACTTCAATCCGAACCGAGGAATAAAATTTCAAAGCATTGCCGCCGGTAGTCGTTTCCGGATTACCGAAAAAAACGCCGATTTTAAACCTAATCTGATTTATAAAAATCACCACGGTTTTTGATTTAGAAACAACGCCGGTTAATTTC from Patescibacteria group bacterium encodes the following:
- the pyrH gene encoding UMP kinase, with the protein product MSRKDTYIISLGGSLIVPTDGIDWKFLKNFRKLIISETKKGKKFFIIVGGGATCRKYNEAARKITKVSQIDLDWQGIYSGRLNARLLKIILGPIACPEIIIDPIAKLSTSKKIIIGSGWKPGWSTDYVAVVMAREHKIKTIINLSNIDYVYTADPKKYKNAKPIKKLGWRNFRKLVGNKWNPGLNAPFDPVASRLAEHLGLEVIIMNGKKLDNLRKYLDGEKFKGTVIEN